One segment of Capnocytophaga sp. oral taxon 878 DNA contains the following:
- a CDS encoding shikimate kinase produces the protein MKIILIGYMGSGKTTLAKALATTKKIPFIDLDDYIATQEKISVQNIFATKGEIYFRKKEAFYLQQLLNREDNFILSLGGGTPCFGNNMLLIQQAFNTLSIYLKYSPHSLYQRLEKEKGRPLLKGVKREDLEEFISKHLFERAPFYHQATYTVIMDGLTLEESLQQLLKIMNSSHPHFL, from the coding sequence ATGAAAATAATTTTAATTGGTTATATGGGAAGTGGTAAAACAACCCTTGCAAAAGCTTTAGCAACTACTAAAAAAATCCCTTTTATTGATCTTGATGATTATATTGCAACACAAGAAAAAATATCAGTACAGAATATTTTTGCTACAAAAGGCGAGATTTACTTTCGTAAAAAAGAAGCTTTTTACCTCCAACAACTTTTAAACCGAGAGGATAATTTTATTCTCTCCTTAGGCGGAGGTACTCCTTGTTTTGGTAATAATATGCTTCTCATACAACAAGCCTTTAATACTCTAAGTATTTATCTAAAATACAGTCCTCATAGTCTTTATCAACGCTTAGAAAAAGAAAAAGGCCGTCCCCTTTTAAAAGGCGTTAAAAGAGAAGATTTAGAGGAATTCATTAGTAAACACCTCTTTGAACGTGCTCCTTTCTATCATCAAGCTACCTATACAGTTATTATGGATGGGCTCACTTTAGAGGAAAGTCTTCAGCAATTATTAAAGATTATGAATTCTTCACATCCTCATTTCTTATAA